In a single window of the Campylobacter fetus subsp. testudinum 03-427 genome:
- a CDS encoding RND superfamily exporter (Pfam matches to PF03176.11 MMPL, and to PF03176.11 MMPL), which yields MKKFFKTVVAFPKTVLALSVIICLLFGYFTTKLEIDASTQTLLLENDRELFVYREVSKRYETPNFLVAAYTPNNDLLSDKTLEKIKIISDELEKINGVTGVFSILNAPLLQNSIAPLSDLIKHIPNLMDKDINKTAAKNELLTSALYKNSLVSSDFSTTAIVINLKTNEKYNEYIQKKDFLNLKDKNGTINKYEKQELLNLNKEFKIYRDELREKEHENIENIKSVLRKYSGDEKLFLGGINMIADDMVGYVKNDLITYGISVLLLLIFCLWLFFKQVRFIIIPVLVCFLSVVLASGIFGLFGYEITVISSNYVALQLIITISVVIHLIVAYRELYLFHPKYTQKQLIYLTLQSRASPCFFAIFTTVIGFFSLCLSDIKPIIMLGAMMSFGISVSLIVAFVVFGSLLALLDKKEPKRSFENSFKLTIWCAKAAINYRKTIYLVSFIIVMVGIYGIAQLRVENSFIGYFKQNTEIYRGMEVIDKKLGGTVPLDITIKFKDNTTSNLDPQNDALDDFESEFNAKVGDPEYWFSSYKMDIVKKVTKFLEDRNFIGNVSSLGTLLEVGKNLNGGKELDSLSLALLYNGLPDEYKKVLLTPFVSIKDNEVHFVIRTIDSDENLRRDEFIKSLKKDLEVLLANDDVKLGVSGVMVLYNNMLQNLFSSQVDTFVFVVLALFIVFVFIFKSIKLSIIGIVSNLVPLCMVFGVMGIANIPLDIMSITIAAISLGIGVDDIIHYIHRYKIEIRTKDKIEAIKSSHASIGYAMYYTSFAVFLGFSVMSFSNFWPTIYFGVLTDLVMVMMLMGALVLLPALILSFHSKTIKKE from the coding sequence ATGAAAAAATTTTTTAAGACAGTTGTTGCTTTTCCAAAAACTGTTTTAGCCTTAAGCGTTATTATCTGTCTGCTTTTTGGATATTTTACAACAAAGCTTGAGATAGACGCTTCAACTCAAACTCTGCTTTTAGAAAACGATCGCGAACTTTTTGTCTATCGAGAAGTTTCAAAGAGATATGAAACGCCGAATTTTTTGGTTGCTGCTTATACTCCAAATAATGATCTTTTATCAGATAAAACTCTTGAAAAAATAAAAATAATATCTGATGAATTAGAAAAAATAAATGGCGTAACCGGCGTTTTTTCCATACTAAATGCACCACTCTTGCAAAATAGCATTGCTCCTTTGAGTGATCTTATAAAGCATATTCCAAATTTAATGGACAAAGATATAAATAAAACTGCAGCTAAAAATGAACTTCTAACTAGTGCGCTTTATAAAAATAGTCTAGTAAGCAGTGATTTTAGTACGACTGCAATTGTCATAAATTTAAAAACAAACGAAAAATATAATGAATATATACAAAAAAAGGATTTTTTAAATTTAAAAGATAAAAACGGTACTATAAATAAATATGAGAAGCAAGAACTTTTAAATTTAAATAAAGAATTTAAAATTTACAGAGATGAACTTCGCGAAAAAGAGCATGAAAATATAGAGAATATAAAGAGCGTTCTACGTAAATATAGCGGCGATGAGAAGCTATTTTTAGGTGGTATAAATATGATAGCTGATGATATGGTTGGATATGTGAAAAACGATCTTATCACCTATGGTATTAGTGTGCTTCTTTTGCTGATATTTTGTTTGTGGTTGTTTTTCAAGCAGGTTAGATTTATAATTATACCTGTTTTAGTATGTTTTTTAAGCGTAGTTTTGGCAAGTGGAATTTTTGGGCTTTTTGGTTATGAGATAACGGTTATCAGCTCGAACTATGTTGCTTTGCAGCTTATAATTACTATTTCTGTAGTTATCCACTTGATAGTCGCTTATAGAGAACTCTATTTATTTCATCCAAAATATACTCAAAAACAGCTGATCTATCTTACTTTGCAATCTCGCGCTAGCCCCTGTTTTTTCGCTATTTTTACAACCGTTATCGGATTTTTTTCTCTTTGTTTGAGTGATATCAAGCCTATCATTATGCTTGGCGCGATGATGAGTTTTGGTATAAGTGTATCGTTGATAGTAGCATTCGTAGTTTTTGGAAGTCTTCTTGCTCTGCTTGATAAAAAAGAGCCCAAAAGAAGTTTTGAAAATAGTTTTAAGCTTACTATTTGGTGTGCTAAGGCTGCGATTAATTATAGAAAAACAATATATTTGGTTAGTTTTATCATTGTTATGGTTGGAATTTATGGAATTGCTCAGTTAAGAGTAGAAAATAGTTTTATAGGATATTTCAAGCAAAATACCGAAATTTACAGAGGTATGGAAGTTATAGATAAAAAACTCGGCGGAACAGTTCCTCTTGATATAACAATTAAATTTAAAGATAATACCACTTCAAATTTAGATCCGCAAAACGATGCTTTAGATGATTTTGAAAGCGAGTTCAATGCTAAAGTAGGTGATCCTGAATACTGGTTTTCAAGCTATAAAATGGATATCGTAAAAAAGGTTACCAAATTTTTAGAAGATAGGAATTTCATAGGAAACGTAAGCTCTTTAGGCACTCTTTTAGAAGTCGGCAAAAACTTAAATGGCGGTAAAGAGTTGGACTCTCTTAGCTTGGCACTTTTGTATAACGGCTTACCTGATGAGTATAAAAAAGTTTTATTGACTCCATTTGTGAGTATAAAAGATAATGAAGTTCATTTTGTGATTAGAACTATTGATAGTGATGAGAATTTAAGACGGGACGAGTTTATAAAAAGCTTGAAAAAAGATCTTGAAGTTCTGCTTGCAAATGATGACGTGAAGCTGGGCGTAAGCGGAGTTATGGTGCTTTATAATAATATGCTTCAAAACCTGTTTTCTTCGCAAGTAGATACGTTTGTTTTTGTTGTTTTAGCTCTTTTTATCGTATTTGTTTTTATATTTAAGAGTATAAAACTATCTATTATCGGTATTGTTTCAAATTTAGTTCCTCTTTGTATGGTTTTTGGGGTTATGGGTATAGCAAATATTCCACTTGATATAATGAGTATCACGATAGCTGCTATCAGCTTAGGAATCGGCGTTGATGATATAATCCACTATATCCATAGATACAAGATCGAGATAAGAACAAAAGATAAAATAGAAGCTATAAAATCCAGCCATGCTAGCATCGGGTACGCTATGTATTATACTTCTTTTGCGGTATTTTTAGGATTTAGCGTGATGAGTTTTAGTAATTTTTGGCCTACGATATACTTTGGAGTTTTAACAGATCTTGTCATGGTGATGATGCTTATGGGTGCTTTGGTATTGCTTCCAGCGCTCATACTATCGTTTCATTCTAAAACTATTAAAAAAGAGTAA
- a CDS encoding PAS sensor-containing diguanylate cyclase/phosphodiesterase (Pfam matches to PF00990.17 GGDEF, and to PF00563.16 EAL, and to PF13426.2 PAS_9, and to PF08447.7 PAS_3, and to PF08447.7 PAS_3) — protein MFVSKGDASLSSGLLKRAYLIFILCVGSIVCFLSFIIFVELYKLEDGLKRSNSYHMMRIMSKLETIHSGLAYLLEDNISDEEFYKTIADNDILDGIFLTDNNFTIIKSYSKFKNDLTALKLFNYKDHFNKYGFFISKFIYLEPDHPSLFIILPYANGVNLIGMLDASKLASFALLDDANKYSYMMDSEGFIVLDSVGSNIYDTFNIDYDWKNSQSMHLSVDSSTKQLSFYSVEFNKGINLAVISKEPFFDIFNSYLVIIAVATILLIFACLVLIDNIIFLKRNVISPISKLKSLLAGLEIGEIDVNKFRSNKDFDDICYEILNLYTNEVIAKNDLRDYKEQYALIFQKSSIKILFVDAKNGQIIEASESAIEFYGYDKDMLLTMNIFDLQATSLYDYSYSKLADMNDDENIYCSHRLANGDLKIVQIKITPVSSYLNDFYFMIIWDATENQKMIENLNKEKHLLLSSPILIATFKVDENWKIIQISNNVSDILGYNIEDILFKNFSFRSIIHKEDIANLIVDIKHRMKLIDTPYETDNELDRLCRIKLSNGNYDWFKVFIKISKDTNGDMFVTVFMFNSTNQKLTEDIFKDKINKYQNLLWATSGMSFEYDIKKRVYAFSNSFINLLGYRNNDDLGVINSENISKIVYKNDLDKVALAWDNYLKGLSTSINTEIRCITKDGRYIWVYIKAKTATSNLDGTPNLISGMLEDITIKKESEAQLKLIASVFSYSREGIMITDLNGLILDVNDAFVQITGYNKEEVRGKYPNMLKSDRHNNKFYAKIWADIKQNGFWRGEIWNKRKNGQIYPEILTISAVKNHLNEVQHYVAIFYDITYIKENETRLEKIAHYDPLTKLPNRFFLLEKLAIAMDDTRTNDKKIAVIYLDLDGFKKANDTYGHNCGDGLLVTISSRMQDIINGDNLIARFGGDEFVALINDASDKNALIKILDDMLLAANDKTVINSNKIQVSTSIGVAFYDRHSDISMEDLLKRADWAMYHAKLSGKNRYYIFDESRDEIFNRYNESLLSKDKFDSDEFFLMYQPVVNIKDAKIISFEVLLRWRHPQKGIMLPVDFLHIFSDKVWFDELTIWIIINALRDSKDIFDKGIKLSINIPFEQLNDEIFFSKFKNLYESSDLRFDMLEIEITDAMSVKDIENEILNLTVYEELGIKFIFDDFGSSLSLASTMKTAPTNTYKINKKYALELLDRVDNVDMLQTILNICNAFNKRAVIKGVENEYIYNIVANMGFVELQGNFISKPVFKDEILDTINMIYIKRVFNPNLEKISLYKFIIYQINAIKQIIIAIENYNTSIFDYSTYRRVYNEFEKLKEIPEPCKEADGLITLVFSSDFVNKEEIAYLLNELEHKKLSILNTIIGE, from the coding sequence ATGTTCGTTAGCAAGGGCGACGCATCGCTTTCTTCTGGGCTTTTGAAAAGAGCCTACCTAATATTTATCTTATGTGTAGGATCTATAGTCTGCTTTTTATCTTTTATAATATTCGTTGAACTTTATAAATTAGAAGACGGATTAAAAAGATCAAATTCTTATCATATGATGAGAATTATGAGCAAACTTGAGACTATACACTCTGGGTTAGCATATCTTTTAGAAGACAATATCAGCGATGAAGAGTTTTATAAAACTATCGCAGATAATGATATTTTAGATGGTATATTTTTAACGGATAATAACTTTACTATTATAAAATCATATTCTAAATTTAAAAACGATCTTACTGCATTAAAACTATTTAACTATAAAGATCATTTTAATAAATATGGATTTTTTATATCTAAATTTATCTATTTAGAGCCTGATCATCCTAGTTTATTTATTATTTTGCCTTATGCTAATGGAGTAAATTTGATCGGTATGCTTGATGCTTCAAAGCTCGCTTCATTCGCTCTTTTAGATGATGCAAATAAGTATTCGTATATGATGGATTCTGAGGGTTTTATAGTTTTGGATTCTGTTGGTAGTAATATATATGATACTTTCAACATAGATTATGACTGGAAAAATAGCCAAAGTATGCATCTTTCGGTTGATTCTTCTACAAAACAACTTAGTTTTTACTCAGTAGAGTTTAACAAAGGTATAAATTTAGCCGTCATATCAAAAGAGCCGTTTTTTGATATATTTAACTCATATTTAGTAATAATCGCAGTAGCTACGATACTTTTGATATTTGCTTGTTTGGTTTTGATAGATAATATAATATTTTTAAAGCGAAATGTTATATCTCCTATTAGTAAGCTAAAAAGTCTTTTGGCTGGATTAGAAATAGGCGAAATCGATGTTAATAAATTTAGATCAAATAAAGACTTTGATGACATCTGCTATGAGATTTTAAATTTATACACAAACGAAGTTATTGCAAAAAATGATCTTAGGGATTATAAAGAGCAGTACGCTTTGATATTCCAAAAAAGCTCTATAAAAATACTATTTGTAGATGCAAAAAATGGACAGATTATAGAAGCGAGTGAGTCTGCTATAGAGTTTTACGGTTATGATAAAGATATGCTTCTTACTATGAATATATTTGATTTGCAAGCTACTAGTTTGTATGATTACTCTTATAGTAAATTAGCAGATATGAACGATGATGAAAATATCTACTGTTCTCACAGACTAGCAAACGGTGATCTAAAAATAGTTCAGATAAAAATAACTCCTGTAAGCTCTTATTTAAATGATTTTTATTTTATGATTATTTGGGACGCAACCGAAAATCAAAAAATGATAGAAAATTTAAATAAAGAGAAGCATCTGCTACTCTCAAGTCCTATCTTGATAGCTACTTTTAAAGTGGATGAAAACTGGAAAATAATTCAAATTTCTAATAACGTATCTGATATATTAGGATACAACATCGAAGATATTTTATTTAAAAATTTTAGTTTTAGAAGTATAATTCATAAAGAAGATATAGCAAATTTAATTGTTGATATAAAACATAGAATGAAGCTTATAGATACACCTTATGAGACGGATAATGAGCTTGATAGGCTTTGTCGTATAAAGCTTTCAAACGGCAATTACGACTGGTTTAAAGTATTTATCAAGATATCTAAAGATACAAACGGTGATATGTTTGTTACTGTATTTATGTTTAATAGTACAAATCAAAAACTTACAGAAGATATATTTAAAGATAAGATAAACAAGTACCAAAATCTACTTTGGGCTACTTCTGGAATGTCTTTTGAATATGATATCAAAAAGCGTGTATATGCATTTTCAAATAGTTTTATAAATTTACTAGGATATAGAAATAACGATGATCTAGGCGTTATAAACTCTGAAAATATATCAAAAATAGTATATAAAAATGATTTAGATAAAGTAGCATTAGCATGGGATAACTATCTAAAAGGACTAAGTACAAGTATAAATACTGAGATTAGATGTATCACTAAAGATGGAAGATATATTTGGGTATATATAAAAGCAAAAACCGCAACTTCTAATCTTGATGGAACTCCAAATTTGATATCTGGAATGCTTGAAGATATCACTATTAAAAAAGAGTCTGAGGCACAGCTTAAACTCATAGCTAGCGTATTTTCTTACTCCAGAGAAGGCATTATGATAACTGATCTAAATGGTTTGATACTAGACGTAAATGACGCCTTTGTGCAGATCACAGGATATAACAAAGAAGAAGTAAGAGGCAAATATCCAAATATGCTAAAATCAGACCGTCATAACAATAAATTCTATGCTAAAATCTGGGCTGATATAAAGCAAAACGGTTTTTGGCGCGGTGAAATTTGGAATAAAAGAAAAAATGGTCAGATATATCCAGAAATTTTAACTATAAGTGCAGTCAAAAATCATCTTAATGAAGTTCAGCACTATGTTGCTATATTTTATGATATTACTTATATCAAAGAGAATGAAACGAGATTAGAAAAAATAGCGCATTACGATCCGCTTACAAAGCTTCCAAATAGATTTTTCTTATTAGAAAAGCTTGCTATAGCTATGGATGATACTAGAACAAATGATAAAAAAATAGCTGTTATATATCTGGATTTAGACGGATTTAAAAAAGCAAATGATACTTATGGGCATAATTGCGGAGATGGACTTTTAGTAACTATATCTAGTCGTATGCAAGATATAATAAATGGCGACAATTTGATAGCGCGTTTTGGAGGAGATGAGTTCGTAGCTCTCATTAATGATGCAAGTGATAAGAACGCACTTATTAAGATCTTAGATGATATGCTTTTAGCCGCTAATGATAAAACAGTGATCAACAGCAACAAAATTCAAGTAAGCACAAGCATAGGTGTAGCATTTTATGATAGGCACAGTGATATATCTATGGAAGATCTATTAAAAAGAGCGGATTGGGCGATGTATCACGCTAAGTTGTCTGGTAAAAATAGATATTATATATTTGATGAAAGCAGAGACGAAATTTTTAACCGTTACAATGAGAGTTTGCTATCTAAAGATAAATTTGATTCTGATGAGTTTTTCTTAATGTATCAACCAGTAGTAAATATAAAAGATGCAAAAATCATAAGTTTTGAAGTTCTTCTTAGATGGAGACATCCGCAAAAAGGCATAATGCTACCTGTGGATTTCTTGCATATATTTAGTGATAAAGTTTGGTTTGATGAGCTTACTATATGGATTATTATAAATGCGCTTAGAGATTCTAAAGATATTTTTGATAAAGGGATAAAACTAAGCATCAATATACCGTTTGAACAACTAAACGATGAGATATTCTTTTCTAAATTTAAAAATCTTTATGAGAGCAGTGATCTAAGATTTGATATGCTTGAAATAGAGATAACAGACGCTATGTCTGTAAAAGATATCGAAAATGAGATACTAAATTTAACAGTATATGAAGAGTTGGGCATAAAGTTTATATTTGATGATTTTGGATCTAGTTTATCGCTTGCTAGTACTATGAAAACGGCTCCGACAAATACATATAAAATAAATAAAAAATATGCTCTTGAACTACTTGATAGAGTAGATAATGTAGATATGTTGCAGACTATATTAAATATATGTAACGCGTTTAATAAACGCGCTGTAATTAAAGGTGTAGAAAACGAGTATATTTATAATATAGTTGCAAATATGGGCTTTGTAGAGTTACAAGGCAACTTTATAAGCAAACCAGTATTTAAAGACGAGATATTAGATACTATAAATATGATTTATATTAAACGAGTTTTTAATCCAAATTTAGAAAAGATATCGCTTTATAAATTTATCATTTATCAAATAAATGCTATTAAGCAGATTATAATAGCTATAGAAAATTATAACACTTCTATATTTGATTACTCTACTTATAGAAGAGTATATAATGAGTTTGAGAAGCTAAAAGAAATTCCAGAGCCTTGCAAAGAAGCAGATGGGCTTATAACTTTGGTATTTAGCAGTGATTTTGTAAATAAAGAGGAGATAGCATATCTGCTAAATGAGTTAGAACATAAAAAATTAAGTATTTTAAACACCATAATCGGAGAATAA
- a CDS encoding lipid asymmetry ABC transporter MlaABCDEF, periplasmic component MlaC (Pfam match to PF05494.8 MlaC) produces the protein MRKFIFLNLIFFSLGFSLELSQIEPVMREDLKKAVLVMQNNAISEADKPKKMFELFDGYFDYDLMAKLALSKQYKTLDKEQQIQFKKVFEKKLKQSFTDKLAYYTDQVIEIQSTSMPNKNRFFVNSLIVNEADKYNIVFKFHRADGDNFLIYDVDILGVSIIQTYRSQFEDLSQNVSFDDILKRLEVTSLLDNNETKAK, from the coding sequence TTGAGAAAATTTATATTTTTAAATTTAATATTTTTTAGTTTAGGATTTAGTTTAGAGCTTTCACAAATAGAACCAGTTATGAGAGAAGATCTCAAAAAAGCAGTTTTAGTTATGCAAAATAATGCGATATCAGAAGCCGATAAACCAAAAAAGATGTTTGAGCTGTTTGATGGGTATTTCGACTATGATCTTATGGCAAAACTTGCACTTTCAAAACAGTATAAAACTCTTGATAAAGAACAACAAATTCAGTTTAAAAAAGTGTTTGAAAAAAAGCTCAAACAGTCTTTTACGGATAAACTCGCTTATTATACCGATCAAGTTATAGAGATACAAAGTACTAGTATGCCAAATAAAAATAGATTTTTTGTGAATTCGCTTATTGTAAATGAGGCAGATAAATATAATATAGTTTTTAAATTTCACCGTGCAGACGGCGATAATTTTTTGATTTATGATGTTGATATATTGGGTGTTAGTATTATTCAAACTTATAGATCGCAATTTGAGGATTTAAGCCAAAATGTGAGCTTTGATGATATTTTAAAGCGTTTAGAGGTTACTAGTTTGTTAGATAATAATGAAACCAAAGCCAAATAA
- a CDS encoding putative lipoprotein (BON/OsmY domain) (Pfam matches to PF04972.13 BON, and to PF04972.13 BON) produces the protein MKYIFLIFLALMFSGCLTTVGTGMNANTIYNVYSVSQDERGIYSIIRDKVIKTKIQTKIASTKNLSNFDIDVESFWGEVLLIGEVDSAEQKLELVDIAKSSGGVRKIKTYIRLKSDRECGSSDELAILAQLKKELFSDSLINGTNIGVSVVQCDVVFSGVVDNIEQEKRAIWYAMHTKNVREIYSFLIVLE, from the coding sequence ATGAAATATATATTCCTTATTTTCTTAGCTTTAATGTTTAGTGGATGTCTAACAACCGTAGGCACAGGTATGAACGCCAACACGATTTATAATGTTTATAGTGTTTCGCAAGATGAGAGAGGAATTTACTCCATTATAAGAGATAAAGTTATCAAAACAAAAATTCAAACCAAAATAGCAAGCACAAAAAATCTTAGTAATTTCGATATAGATGTAGAGTCATTTTGGGGAGAAGTTCTACTTATAGGCGAAGTAGATAGTGCTGAGCAAAAATTAGAATTAGTAGATATCGCAAAAAGTAGTGGCGGCGTAAGAAAGATAAAAACATACATAAGATTAAAAAGTGATAGAGAGTGTGGTTCATCTGATGAACTTGCGATTTTAGCGCAGCTTAAAAAAGAGCTATTTTCAGATAGTCTTATAAATGGAACAAACATAGGCGTAAGCGTAGTTCAATGCGATGTCGTTTTTAGCGGAGTAGTAGATAACATAGAACAAGAAAAAAGAGCTATTTGGTATGCTATGCATACAAAAAACGTTAGAGAAATTTACTCTTTTTTAATAGTTTTAGAATGA
- the hisZ gene encoding ATP phosphoribosyltransferase HisG(S)Z, hetero-octameric short form, regulatory subunit (Pfam match to PF13393.2 tRNA-synt_His) yields MNYTDKIIYEHEIPDGSKLYFGSSAKLKRDIENRASVILEKYGFSEIITPYFSYHQHLSVAPQKLLRFSDSTNHEISLRADSTVDVVRIATKRLKDMSTKKWFYIQPVFKYPSSEIYQIGAEILDSSDLLKCINIAAELFDELGIKPHLQISNIEIPKIICKLLNLPISVFENGRLELILNQNLNWLNRLANIKNDKDIDEVIKIVPSELREPLNSIKDLASGYENRVYAPLYYSKMRYYDKLFFRFLCDNYILSGGGSYEIDGKVSVGFAIFSDALIENLSK; encoded by the coding sequence TTGAATTATACAGATAAGATTATTTATGAACATGAGATTCCTGATGGCTCAAAGTTGTATTTTGGAAGTAGTGCTAAGCTAAAAAGAGATATAGAAAATAGAGCTAGTGTGATTTTAGAAAAATATGGATTTAGCGAGATTATAACTCCGTATTTTAGCTATCATCAGCATTTAAGCGTGGCGCCTCAAAAGCTACTAAGATTTTCAGATAGTACAAATCACGAGATAAGCCTAAGAGCTGATAGCACAGTAGATGTAGTAAGGATAGCTACAAAAAGACTTAAAGATATGAGTACAAAAAAGTGGTTTTACATCCAGCCTGTTTTTAAGTATCCTAGTAGTGAAATTTATCAAATCGGAGCTGAAATTTTAGACTCTAGTGATCTGCTAAAATGTATAAATATAGCCGCAGAACTATTTGACGAGCTTGGCATAAAGCCGCATTTACAAATAAGCAATATAGAAATTCCAAAAATAATATGCAAACTTCTAAATTTACCAATTAGCGTATTTGAAAACGGAAGACTTGAGTTGATTTTAAATCAAAATTTAAACTGGTTAAATAGATTAGCAAATATAAAAAACGATAAAGATATCGATGAGGTTATAAAAATAGTTCCATCTGAGCTAAGAGAGCCTTTAAATTCGATAAAAGATTTAGCTAGCGGATATGAAAATAGAGTGTATGCGCCGCTTTATTATTCTAAAATGAGATACTACGATAAGCTATTTTTTAGGTTTTTATGCGATAATTATATTTTAAGTGGCGGCGGCAGCTATGAAATAGATGGCAAAGTTTCTGTTGGTTTTGCTATTTTTAGTGACGCTTTGATAGAAAATTTAAGTAAATAA
- the purA gene encoding adenylosuccinate synthetase (Pfam match to PF00709.17 Adenylsucc_synt), with amino-acid sequence MTKADLIVGIQWGDEGKGKIVDMLSQNYDVVCRSGGGHNAGHTIWVDGMRYALHLVPSGILHKNIINIIGNGVVVNPEVLISEMAQFDHLEGRFFISDRAHLNLAHHSLIDQAKERLKGDKAIGTTGKGIGPAYSDKISRSGHRVGELLDPKALCESLMKDFEANKPYFDTLSIEIPPKDKILADLVRFKDVLAPFITNTTELLWKAMDDNKKVLLEGAQGTLLDIDHGTYPYVTSSNTVSAGACTGLGLSPKSIGKVIGIIKAYSTRVGNGAFPTEDLGCDGEKMCEIGKEFGTTTGRKRRCGWLDAVGVKYSSRLNGVDTYALMKLDVLDGFKSVKICKAYEYKGEVIDYFPSDLQNVTPIYEELEGWDSISGIKKYEDLPLNARKYIERIEELTGVKIGFISTSPERNDTIIR; translated from the coding sequence ATGACAAAGGCGGATTTGATCGTTGGAATACAATGGGGTGATGAAGGCAAAGGAAAAATAGTAGATATGCTTTCACAAAATTATGATGTAGTATGTAGAAGCGGTGGCGGACACAATGCAGGACATACTATATGGGTTGATGGTATGAGATACGCTTTGCACCTAGTTCCAAGCGGAATTTTACATAAAAATATTATAAATATTATAGGAAATGGTGTTGTTGTAAATCCTGAAGTTTTGATTAGCGAGATGGCTCAGTTTGATCATTTAGAAGGTAGATTTTTTATAAGCGATAGAGCGCACTTAAACTTAGCTCATCACTCATTAATAGATCAAGCCAAAGAGAGATTAAAAGGTGATAAAGCTATAGGCACGACAGGTAAGGGCATAGGACCTGCATATTCAGATAAAATTAGCAGAAGCGGACATAGAGTGGGCGAGCTTTTAGATCCAAAAGCACTTTGTGAGAGCCTTATGAAAGATTTTGAAGCAAATAAGCCGTATTTTGATACTCTTAGCATCGAAATACCGCCTAAAGACAAAATTTTAGCTGATTTGGTTAGATTTAAAGATGTTTTGGCTCCGTTTATCACAAATACAACTGAGCTTTTGTGGAAAGCTATGGATGATAATAAAAAAGTTCTGCTTGAAGGAGCTCAAGGAACTCTTCTTGATATAGATCACGGAACATATCCGTACGTGACTAGTTCAAATACCGTATCTGCAGGAGCTTGCACCGGTTTAGGTCTTAGTCCAAAAAGTATAGGTAAGGTTATTGGTATCATAAAGGCATATTCAACTAGAGTTGGAAATGGTGCTTTTCCTACTGAAGATCTTGGCTGCGATGGTGAGAAAATGTGCGAGATAGGTAAAGAGTTTGGTACTACAACAGGTAGAAAAAGACGTTGCGGATGGCTTGATGCTGTTGGCGTAAAATACTCTTCAAGACTAAATGGAGTAGATACTTACGCTTTGATGAAACTTGATGTTTTAGATGGATTTAAAAGTGTTAAAATTTGTAAAGCATATGAGTATAAAGGCGAAGTTATAGATTATTTTCCTTCAGATCTTCAAAATGTAACTCCTATTTATGAGGAATTAGAAGGTTGGGATAGCATAAGCGGTATCAAAAAATATGAGGATTTGCCTTTAAATGCTAGAAAGTATATAGAGAGAATAGAAGAATTAACCGGCGTAAAAATCGGATTTATATCAACAAGTCCAGAGAGAAATGATACGATTATAAGATGA
- a CDS encoding lipid asymmetry ABC transporter MlaABCDEF, lipoprotein MlaA (Pfam match to PF04333.9 MlaA): MRFFVAVLLFFHISWANDMQMDSFEDEFKSPSSLDPLSGYNRFMTSFNDVIYKNIFIPTFKGYDFIMPNEAQTAIGNFFDNILYPLRFVNNVLQFKFKNAGEETLRFIANTIVGFGGISDVATNVYGLAKYDEDFGQTLGYWGVGSGFPVVLPIFGQSNLRDMFGLVGDYYASPVTYMNVWWAKDSKFMNFAAFTFQKVNEGSRDPELYERITKDAIDLYPFIKNTYEQRRDALIKE, encoded by the coding sequence ATGAGATTTTTTGTTGCAGTTTTACTATTTTTTCATATATCTTGGGCTAATGATATGCAGATGGATTCGTTTGAAGATGAGTTCAAAAGCCCTAGTTCGCTTGATCCTTTAAGCGGGTATAATAGATTTATGACTAGTTTTAATGATGTGATTTATAAAAATATTTTTATTCCTACGTTTAAGGGTTATGATTTTATAATGCCAAATGAAGCTCAAACTGCGATCGGTAACTTTTTTGATAATATACTGTATCCGCTTAGATTTGTAAATAATGTTTTGCAATTTAAATTTAAAAATGCCGGTGAAGAGACTCTTAGATTTATAGCAAATACCATAGTTGGATTTGGTGGTATAAGCGACGTTGCAACTAATGTTTATGGTTTGGCTAAATATGATGAGGATTTTGGTCAGACTCTTGGGTATTGGGGAGTTGGGAGTGGTTTTCCTGTGGTTTTGCCTATTTTTGGTCAATCAAATCTTAGAGATATGTTTGGTTTGGTAGGAGATTATTACGCTAGTCCAGTAACATATATGAACGTATGGTGGGCAAAAGATAGTAAATTTATGAATTTCGCCGCATTTACATTCCAAAAAGTAAATGAAGGCTCAAGAGATCCTGAGCTTTATGAGAGAATTACAAAAGATGCGATAGATCTTTATCCATTTATCAAAAATACATATGAGCAAAGACGAGATGCTCTTATAAAGGAATGA